One stretch of Eupeodes corollae chromosome 2, idEupCoro1.1, whole genome shotgun sequence DNA includes these proteins:
- the LOC129946630 gene encoding endocuticle structural protein SgAbd-6-like, translating to MKFVIVLAALVAVCSGAAIPSGDLEATVLRDNRHNDGINGYEFGYETSNGITRQENGVLKPVGETAVIIVSGDASWVAPDGTPVSLKFTADENGYHPVV from the exons ATGAAATTCGTTATTGTTCTTGCTGCTTTGGTTGCTGTCTGCTCAGGAGCAGCTATTCCATCAGGTGATTTGGAAGCAACAGTCCTTCGTGATAATCGTCACAATGATGGAATCAATGGCTACGAATTTGG ATATGAGACCAGCAACGGAATTACACGACAAGAAAATGGAGTCTTGAAGCCAGTTGGAGAAACTGCTGTTATTATTGTGTCTGGTGATGCTTCCTGGGTTGCACCAGATGGTACTCCAGTGTCTCTAAAATTCACCGCTGACGAAAATGGATACCATCCAGTTGTTTAA